In Prochlorococcus marinus str. MIT 1214, one DNA window encodes the following:
- the groL gene encoding chaperonin GroEL (60 kDa chaperone family; promotes refolding of misfolded polypeptides especially under stressful conditions; forms two stacked rings of heptamers to form a barrel-shaped 14mer; ends can be capped by GroES; misfolded proteins enter the barrel where they are refolded when GroES binds), whose product MAKRIIYNEQARRALERGIDILAESVAVTLGPKGRNVVLEKKFGAPQIINDGVTIAKEIELEDHIENTGVALIRQAASKTNDAAGDGTTTATVLAHAMVKAGLKNVAAGANAITLKKGIDKATEFLVEKIKDHSKPISDSNAIAQCGTIAAGNDEEVGKMIADAMDKVGKEGVISLEEGKSMTTELEVTEGMRFDKGYISPYFATDTERMEAVLDDPYILLTDKKIGLVQDLVPVLEQVAKTGKPLLIIAEDIEKEALATLVVNRLRGVLNVAAVKAPGFGDRRKAMLEDMAVLTNGQLITEDAGLKLENATLDMLGSSRRVTINKDTSTIVAEGNEVAVNARCEQIKKQMDETDSTYDKEKLQERLAKLSGGVAVVKVGAATETEMKDKKLRLEDAINATKAAVEEGIVPGGGTTLAHLAPALGNWSSSNLSGEELIGANIVEAALTSPLMRIAENAGANGAVVAENVKSKPVNDGYNAATGEYVDMLSAGIVDPAKVTRSGLQNAASIAGMVLTTECIVADLPEKKDASPAGGGMGGDFDY is encoded by the coding sequence ATGGCTAAGCGCATCATTTACAACGAGCAAGCCCGCCGTGCACTCGAGCGAGGTATTGACATTTTGGCTGAATCAGTCGCAGTCACTTTAGGACCTAAAGGTCGTAATGTTGTTCTCGAGAAAAAGTTTGGTGCACCTCAAATAATTAATGATGGTGTAACAATCGCTAAAGAAATAGAACTCGAAGATCACATTGAAAATACTGGAGTTGCTCTGATTCGTCAGGCTGCTTCAAAAACTAATGATGCGGCAGGAGATGGGACAACCACTGCAACTGTTCTTGCTCATGCAATGGTCAAAGCTGGCTTGAAAAATGTCGCAGCAGGAGCAAATGCAATCACTTTGAAAAAAGGAATTGATAAGGCAACTGAATTTTTGGTTGAAAAAATAAAAGATCATTCAAAGCCCATTAGTGACAGTAATGCAATTGCCCAATGTGGGACTATTGCAGCTGGTAATGATGAAGAAGTTGGTAAAATGATCGCTGACGCAATGGATAAAGTTGGCAAAGAAGGTGTTATTTCTTTAGAAGAAGGTAAATCAATGACCACTGAATTAGAGGTCACTGAAGGAATGCGCTTTGATAAAGGGTATATTTCTCCTTACTTCGCAACCGACACTGAGAGAATGGAAGCAGTGTTGGATGACCCTTACATTTTACTCACGGACAAAAAAATTGGCCTGGTTCAAGATCTTGTTCCCGTACTAGAACAAGTGGCTAAAACTGGTAAACCTCTCCTGATAATTGCTGAAGACATTGAAAAAGAAGCTTTAGCCACATTGGTGGTCAATAGGCTCAGAGGCGTGTTAAACGTTGCAGCTGTTAAAGCACCAGGTTTTGGAGATCGCAGAAAAGCGATGCTTGAAGATATGGCTGTTCTAACAAATGGTCAACTCATAACTGAGGATGCAGGATTAAAACTTGAGAATGCCACTCTTGACATGCTTGGTTCTTCAAGGCGAGTCACAATTAATAAGGACACATCCACAATTGTTGCTGAAGGTAATGAAGTAGCTGTTAATGCTAGATGTGAACAAATCAAGAAGCAGATGGATGAGACGGACTCAACCTATGACAAAGAAAAGCTTCAAGAAAGATTAGCCAAACTATCTGGTGGTGTGGCTGTAGTGAAGGTTGGAGCTGCAACCGAGACTGAGATGAAAGACAAGAAACTTCGATTAGAGGATGCAATTAACGCAACTAAAGCTGCAGTTGAAGAAGGAATCGTTCCTGGTGGTGGAACTACACTCGCTCATTTAGCTCCCGCATTGGGTAATTGGTCCTCATCGAATCTTTCTGGTGAGGAATTAATCGGAGCAAATATTGTTGAAGCTGCTCTTACGTCACCACTCATGCGCATAGCTGAGAATGCTGGTGCTAATGGAGCAGTTGTTGCAGAGAACGTTAAATCCAAGCCAGTTAACGATGGCTACAACGCTGCAACTGGTGAATATGTAGATATGCTCTCTGCTGGAATTGTTGATCCTGCAAAGGTAACTCGCTCTGGTTTGCAAAATGCTGCTTCAATAGCAGGAATGGTTCTTACTACTGAATGCATAGTCGCTGATTTGCCTGAGAAGAAAGATGCTTCCCCAGCAGGTGGTGGAATGGGTGGTGATTTTGATTACTAA
- the groES gene encoding co-chaperone GroES, with amino-acid sequence MAAVSLSVSTVKPLGDRVFVKVSESEEKTAGGILLPDTAKEKPQVGEVAQVGPGKRNEDGSRQSPEVSVGDKVLYSKYAGTDIKLGSDEYVLLSEKDILAVVN; translated from the coding sequence ATGGCAGCTGTATCTCTCAGCGTCTCCACTGTCAAGCCACTTGGAGATCGTGTTTTTGTAAAAGTTTCTGAATCAGAAGAGAAGACGGCGGGTGGCATATTGCTTCCCGACACTGCTAAAGAGAAACCTCAAGTCGGTGAAGTTGCTCAGGTTGGTCCTGGAAAACGTAACGAAGATGGTTCCCGTCAATCTCCTGAAGTAAGTGTTGGAGACAAGGTTCTCTACAGTAAGTACGCAGGTACTGATATCAAACTGGGCAGCGATGAGTACGTACTTCTCTCTGAGAAAGACATTCTGGCTGTCGTCAATTAA